The DNA region tccttctcgtccaccggggtactcttccgcagcacctcatccctcggacgtaccgcgtgttgtccttctcgctagctgcgtcttccgctcgaatacctgtgctcctaagctcctacacacttagacacaaggttaaaacaacacaggacctaacttaacttgttgatcacaccaaaacaaccttgaggttccaacacttacaacgctaacacaagggatttacttggtatccacctcaagaagaggtgattaatcaAAGAATCCACACACCACTCTCTCTCCATTATGAAATAAACACTCATTCTCAGTCACAgctggaggtggagaagcctcgtacaatctctcaatacaaaatacactcaagCAAGAAGAAATACAAGTTGTATATAAAGAATACTCTTTTGCCTGATCTTTGATACCTTGTGTATGCCTCTTGATctttggaagtgcaacaacatttGTCCCCAAAAGCCTCCAAGAACTAGCGAAGAGATGTGGAGAAAATTGCATGAAGATCAGGGAGAAGAGTTGCGGAGAAGAAGCTCGCCAACGACTATATACTTCGCgctcctagggctcccaatcgattgtcacgtcagattCACGCCATCCTAGCCATCCATCACTCGCTACTTGTGCAACGGTcctatcccaatcgatcgactgatcgatggggagacttgaatcgattggtcaatcaattcagAGTGTCTCTGTGCTTTCTGGACGAAGAAttgaatcgattgatcgatcgattcaagcttCCTCGCGATCACGCGAGAAAAccaaatccaatcgatcggccgatcgattggaggtgcccaatcgatcgactgatcgattaggaaAGCTTCTGTACCCAGGACAattgctcctaatcgatcgaccgatcgattggaccacTATTTGTCGCAACATtatgcccaattgatcggctgatcgattaggcttcagttcaatcgatcgactaatcggtTGACcgcccttgacttgcttaacttaaGCCTAGGGTTCCCAattccaacatctagtcaaccgtgacttgttagagctcctcatgcctagcatctggttaaccttgacatGCTGGGACTTCtttgtcaagtgtccggtcaaccctttgatccacttggacttttctcctcgtaccaagtgttcggtcaaccttgacctacttagatttgccttctaccagatgtccggtcatccttgacccatctgaattttcgcatgccaagtattcggtcatccttttgacctacttggactttccaacatcaggtgtccggtcaactttgacccacttggatttccacgagtttggcttcactcactaagtctttccacTACTCGACTTCATTCGCCGGGACTTTCactttgtctggcttcactcaccaggactttcacctagcttcactcactagggttttcacctggcttcactcaccaagtctttccacTACTCGACTTcattcaccgggactttcactttgtctggcttcactcaccaggactttcacctagcttcactcactagggttttcacctggcttcacttacaaAGATTTTCCCACTGTccaacttcactcaccgagactttcatctgtctagcttcactcactaggtctttcacctgcttcactcactaggattttccaactgcctaacttcactcgctaggtctttcacctggcttcactcaccaggattttctatctacctaacctccaattaggactttcccagtcaagtttccagtcaactttgacttacttgactcttttttCACATCAAACTGATCAGtacttgaccagaggagaattgtatcaacaatctccccaatcggacgattgcacctgcaatgcccatgtattgtcaaacatcaaaacccaaatatcaagactcaagcttgagccaactcaagcttagtcaaaccaggtcaatcttgacctagagTTATTGCACTAACAAAAGACTCTTGGAGTATTATTCCTTGGCCCAACTATTCTAATGGTGTGCAAAAAAGAACTTGGGGGCGTCAAGTTGGTGAGAGAGGCACAAGAAGCAAGCGAGTAGAGCCCTCCTCCTGAACCCCTATTTCCATGAGCGGTTGCTAATGCTTCCGAATTTGATGGTGGCAACATATCACTAGTGTTGGCTTGTTGTTGTTGAAGTAATTTTTGTGTCCTGACGTTGATGAGAAACTCCAGATTTTCTTGCGTTAAGGTTACGGTATTGAGttttccaacttcttccatcgCAAAGCTTCAGATCTAGGTGAAGAGTTCCCACAGATGATGCCAAACTTGATCCTGTCTAAAGGCAATGAGATGGTGCATTAGCTTTAATAGGTGATTGCTCGACGAACAATAAGCTTCTTGAGATCTGAAGGAAACTCCTCAACGATCCTGTGCGCAGTTagatgagccaacaaagcgttagtgataTAAGTTTGGGGTGGGAATTTGTGGCtaggccctctgatgctcaagtcaatttCCTCGctcaaaggtggaagaagaacAACAATGGAAATATGTAGGAAAGTAGGGTTTCAGATGTAGATGTTTGTGTTGCATCCcttgccagtggagaggattcccctttttatactatcTTACATAATTTCCATAATCGTGAGGAGGTCtctgatttgttagagtttgctAGAAGATGAGAGAAGTATAACCTAGACGTCGTGCAATAATCTTCCAAGGAAACTTTTTTCTACCCCAGATGTGCATCCTTTGTCGTTTATAACTTTGGCCCTTAATGAAATACTCAAAGGAGTGTATCactgtaattaattaattaatgaagaaGCTTCGAGGGAAAATTTCCCAACAAGTTCGTCAGACTGTCATAAGGTTGTCGACGACTTTTCTGCTAAATATATCTCGACCGGTCATTAAGCTGAttgtatattgagaataccctctgttgaatatatctcggctaATCATTAAGTCggtcatatattgagaataccttctgttgaatatatcccgaccgatcattaagtcggtcgtatattgagaataccttccgTTGAATATATCTCAGTCAGTCATTAAGTCGGTCGTATATTGAAAATACCTTTCGTTGAATATATCTCAGCCAGTCATTAAGTTGGTCGTATATTGTGAATACCTTCCATTGAATATATCCCGAATGGTCATTAAGCTGGTTGTATATTGAGATTCTTATAACActgagtacctttaagctcgCTTGGGCTTTGTCCGGTCGAGCACACGTAGACAACCTTATGTTCGTTAGGCCTTCGCTCGGTTGATCGTATGCtaaaagctttataaggctgagtaccttTATGCTTACTTGGGTTTTGCCAGTCGAGTGCATACAAGCAACCTTATGTTCGTTCGACCTTCGCTTGATCGATCGtatgctaagagttttataagccCGAGTACCTTTAAGCTCGCTCGGGCTTTGCCTGGTCGAGTGCACACAAGCATCTTTATGTTCGTTCGGTCTTCACTTGATCGATCGTATGCTTAAGAGCTTTATAAGActgagtacctttaagctcgCTCAGGTTTTGCCCCGTTGAGCACACACAAGCAACCTTATGTTCGTTCGGCCTTTGCTCGACAGATCGTATGCTTAAGAGCTTTATAAAgctgagtacctttaagctcgCTCGTATTTTACCCGATTGAGTGCACACAAGTAACCTTATATTAGATCAAGTTTATAACCGGTCGGTCCTATTCGAGCATCCTGCTCAGGAAATGCTCGGGGTAGGACTTTGATGTAGAGCAATCAACAGAACTAGGTAACAAACATCACTCTGTCCCAGCCTTGATCGCTACCTCACCTTGACTTTAATATCCCTGTCATTTTCTGAATCTGCTCGTCATAACATGTATCAGATATGATGAGGTAGTTAGTAGGCCAATATGTGATCGACTGGCCGTTGCTCGGTCGGGTAGTCCTCGTCTGGACGTAATGCACTAAATTATTGTCCTGCTTTTCAGTTGGACGTACTGCTATCGGAGGACTGCCTTTTGTCCGATCGAACATGCCTCCTGCTCGGGGATAGCAGTCGAGGGGAGTTGTTGCTTGATTATTAGCCTTAATCGCGAGCTTTCCCAAAGCGACTGTTCAGGCACGATGGGATGACCAGGTTGTTATGCCCGGTCGGACAGACGAGGCCACCGCTTGACTTAATTGGTTTGCTTCATGGGCCTAAGTCTTTGACTGTTTTAATTTTGACCTCCACATCTATTGCTTTTCTTCTACTTTAACCCACTGCTGGACCCCTCTTCATCATcgcataataatatataaaataaactgatttaatttgataaaatatTAATACAGTGAGTATTTTTGTATATAAATTTTATCAGTTTAATACAAAttgtttaaatttgattaaaattatttaaaataattgtaaTAGCTTTTTAATGGTAAAATATAATcgatgttattttatttttttataacaaGGGATGCttttatgaaaataataattaaaaaaatgatcttttaatttttggtaaaaattaaATAGGcactttaaatttatttaatcttCGTATTAGTGcctctttttaaaaataataaaaataaaaggatgCCCTACTTTTCTAGAATGCTACATTTAATGtaacaaataattttaataaaatttaaattattttgacaaattgatatatattattttagtataataatatttaatatgtATAATTTAAGATtcgagattttaaaatttagaattcatacgtaactattattttatattttatacgaTTGTATAATaactatttaatattttttataactgTATACAGTTATTTAGTATTTAGTATCTTCTTCACTagaagtaaaattaattttaataaagtttaaataattttgactataaaaaatatttaaatgtaataatatttaaaatgtaACATTTAATTATAATGTTGCAGTTATTTAGTGATTTTCTATAATGGCAATTAGTAACTtatacaattattttaaaaaatttttgatcAAACTAAAAAATTgtaacaaaattaataaaaaaaatattttaatattatttgattaaaataaaataattaatttttcacaTTTTAATAACTAATATGCTAcaacaatattaaaaataaaagtatTATCTGAGATATCCTTTTCACTTTTTTTGAAAAAGGGAGGCCTTCGAACGATTTGATAAATTTGAACGTGCTTTTGTTTTTTAGCCTTTGTTTTTAGCGTCCATAATTTTCATCCTTTTGTAATTTCTCATACATGGGGAGGTGTTTTGATATTTTTCCTAAGAAGAATCAAATATCAAGGAATTTTCCAATTAAACCTCCAAAGCTGTCTCGAATCGTCTGCTTCCCAAACCCTCGTCTTCCCTTCTTATCCACTCCACTCATCGCACTCTCCGCAGCGACGCCTTCGATTCCCTTCTCCCATGTCGGTGACCATCCCCTCCGGTGGCTTCTCGGCTTCCTCCTTCGCGACTACGGACCGTCGCCTGTGCCGCTGGCCTGCTGTCTCCGTCTCCTTCGTTTCCAGCCGGCCGGCCGCGCCGGGGCCATTCGTTCGAGCAGCTTCCTCCTCCAAGCCTGGCGCCGCAGCGGGAGTGAAGCCCGCAAAGGGCATCACGAAGCCCCGTCCTGTCTCTCCTGCCATGCAGGCGCTTGTCGGCGTGCCGGAAATCCCCCGCACCCAAGCCCTCAAGCTCATTTGGGCTTACATCAAGGAGCACAACCTTCAGGTTGCTACCGCCTTTCTTTTTTGTCTAAATCCTAGTTTTGTTTCGTGTTTGGGTCTTAGTCAAATGTGCCCTTGATCTGACTATACACTTCTGTTCTAGCTGTACTGATACAGATTAAGCATGCATTTTTTTTCTGTGATTTGTTTATGTGTTTGCTGAACAAGTATCTGAGGTTGCACTAGACAGGCACAGAATAACTTAGTATTTTATTAGGAGTCTTAGTTCCGTGCATGATATGCTAATTTTCAGAGTTGAGATCACTCTAACATCACTTGTTGGTATCATCGCTACTGAATAGCGCAAAGATATTTAGTTGATAGGATTGTAAAAATACAAAGAAACTTTGAGAAGCTGCAGCCGTCACCATGTGCCAAAGCCAAAACTTTTCTATACACCTTTCAGCATTGGTAGAAAACCTTAGCACTGAGATAGATATATGGGTTTGGATTGTCAGATTAGTGATTTTGAAGTAAAGAATATTGGGGATTGTTCTTGGTTAAAACGCACACAACAACACATGGAAGTAACATTTgtataaaaattcaaatgatTACATTTTTGGGGTTGCTATGCCAAATGAAGTCCAtgcaaaattatggatgattaaCTTTTGTAGTTACTGAAAAAACAGACTATAGGAAGCTTGAAACGTAGGAAGTCAGAGATACATACTGTTGGAATacaaacaatctgttgccggagattttTAGGGgatttagttgaatttaaaaattacacagaatttaaattcaacttacagttgaCCTGACCTGAACAGatgatctcaggctgccagcaaggGTTGATTTTTATCCAAGTGTCAACCTCAGAGTGACTGAGTGAGCAGAGCGTCCGAGCAAAGAGGCCGGTCGGACGAGGCAGACAGGCCGAGCAAGAGAGGTCGGACGGTTCGAGCAGACAGACTGAGCGGCAGACATGTCGGGCTGTCAGAGAGGTCGGCCGGGTCTAGCAGACAGACCGGTCGGCAGACAGGTCAAGCTGTCAGAGAGGTCGGTCGGGTCGAGCAGATAGGCCGAGCTGTCAAAGAGAATGGTCGACCGGGCGAGCTTACAGGCCGGGCGAAGATCCCGACCGGGCAGAGAAGTCTGTCGGTCTGACAAAGAGATCGACCAGGTGAGCTGATCGAGGCCTGCGAGtcgcaatttccttgaaacagattcgcctacCTTTggttgtgcttcgaggcttacaagggtcgtctgttcccaggatacaacgactgaccgtgaatccgaccaagcactggTAGTCACGGCGAGCTGAGTGGTACCTGAATGTTACCGCGGGCACTCCGCCGAGTAGgagatgcacgacagaggaggagaaAGAAAAATGGAGAGCCTTTGCTTTGCTTGCTCGGAGGTCATTATTAGCCGAGCAGCGAAACAGTCACCgttcactcattattactcggctggttttattctgcattaatctcgaattcAATGCATCCATTTCACAGCAGTAAAAGAtctacgtggcaaaatgttggttgttccacttgggcaaattttgccctgaTCGGCCcgacattcgtgtgcgcaggtcgcgctcgcacacgagtcaacttggttcagtgcaatccgggtcTTGGATTTGCACCCCTTGCGcatccacgcgtgagagagagcctcttccatgtatttgttcatatcctcaatgtatgtgaatcaatataaaccaacaaaaatgccttgaaacttccaatgtgagacgaaagtcccattcacaatggagcctctttcctcttatatttcttctccattcgtttaTTCAACACATACTACACGGACACATACCACAGTTTGATAGGAATTTGATGCTGTGGCAGTCTATGCTATAATGCTTTGAATATGCAAATGATCACATGATGCCAATGTGCTGTCTTCAAGAATACATATTTTAGTCTCTTATGTGATGTTCCTCTTGGAAGATAAGAGGAATACATATACCTTCATTTGTATGTCCTTTATGTGTCTTAAAATTCATAGTTAGCCAACGACATTCAATTAATGTTTTGCATATTGAGGTCTTCAAGTATGCCATCAGAACAAGGTTGTTTGGTAACATTTTTATAAATCAAGAAGAATTTGCATTATAATGAACCTGTGTTTatttcaattaaatcatgttttCATTTACAGATGGTTGCTTTGACTTAAAATAAACTCCTGGTAGTTCGTTGTAATTGTTGCAGTATTTACTCCCTGTGCTCTCCTGTTTATTTCTTTATATTAAAATGTGTATTGTCATGGTTGATACTAGAtacattcaaaatttattttctttgttatCTTTTTTACTATCCCATGGCACTAAACATTTGCAACGTCTTGTAGAATTAGGATCGATCCTTGTTTACTACAATAGATCTTCATAAATATTATAGTATAGGTGATTTTTACTATGCTCTCTCTCTCTAATGCATTTGTCATTAATCTCCTGGCGGTTTAAGTAGATTCTGCCAAGCTTCTAGCTGATATTAATTTTCTATTGGATTGTTCTATAATGCAAGGCTTGTTTCGCAGGATCCAAATGACAAGAAGGTAATCATATGCGATGAGAAACTAAAAGCTATTTTCGGTGGGAAAGATCGAGTTGGGTTTCTGGAAATAGCAGGGTTGATTACCCCTCACTTTGCAAAGTGAAAAAGTACTGTGACATTAGCTAGTTTTTGGTATATGGATGGCTATAAGTTCTTGTCATAACTTATCCATGGACCAACAAGTTATttgttctgttttttttttttggtcttaTTTTCCTATGCTAATGACTAAAATACAGTTCTATCTTATCGACTTAGTTGTATGGCTAATCCTGATCCTCTATCTTATCTACCTTTAAATTCTCGTGTCCATTGTTGGCTGGCTAATTTTGCAAGTATGATATCTTCATTTGTGGCTTTCAATCATTAAACTTGCCATTGAATAACTTAACACTGTAAAGCCCCAAACTGCTAACTCTGCTTTTTTAGCCGTTTACTTTGGTCTCTTTTTTATAAttcattttttataaatttgagattaatatttttttaaaatgccaTTCAAGGTTTTATTGATATTAGAAGTGGAACATCCTATAATATTTTTTGTTTTGTTACCGAAATGTCAGATCAAACTTCAAAGTGTAgatcaattttgataaatttgttttttttaaattttctctctTTGTAAGAAACGCAGAGTGAGagcaaaatattattatattattttatacaaACTATTTATTCTAATATAATTAGAAGAAATACATGAATCTACTAGATTATTTCTTTACGAATTTATaagagaaaattttgaaaaaaaattctggaAATCAAGCCAGATATTTTCTGGAGTTTtttttatcatatatatatatatatatatatatatatatatatatatatattgtaaaaAGTTTCCGTTCCTATGAAAATTGTTTATGTTTAGAATTATTAGCATCATCACAATCTAATTCCCCATTCGGCGCGTATCAATTTGCCACGTCAATCGGACACAATCTAACGCAGATTCACCCGCAATCCAGCGAACCGAACCGGGTGGCGTCGCTCCATGAACCGCGGGGTTGGCGGCGCGTGAAACCCAAATCTAATCGATGCAAACTGTTTCGATTTTTTCTCCTCCTCTTTCACCCTCCCGCCACTCGACGCCGCGCGCGACGACTTGAATCCGCAAACCTTTATTTTACCCCAAATCCTGAGACTTCCCACCTCCAAATTTGATTTCGAACTCCTCCACTTCCATCGATCCCCTAACCGCCCTCCCGATTTCTAATCGCTCGTAAAAAAAAAAGGCGCATCCGTTTTCCCCGCGCGGTTCTCTCTCTATACAAATCCCCCTCATCCCCCTCCACATCATCCATGGCGGACAAGGAGAACTGC from Zingiber officinale cultivar Zhangliang chromosome 4B, Zo_v1.1, whole genome shotgun sequence includes:
- the LOC121976677 gene encoding uncharacterized protein LOC121976677, whose translation is MSVTIPSGGFSASSFATTDRRLCRWPAVSVSFVSSRPAAPGPFVRAASSSKPGAAAGVKPAKGITKPRPVSPAMQALVGVPEIPRTQALKLIWAYIKEHNLQDPNDKKVIICDEKLKAIFGGKDRVGFLEIAGLITPHFAK